The following coding sequences are from one Musa acuminata AAA Group cultivar baxijiao chromosome BXJ1-6, Cavendish_Baxijiao_AAA, whole genome shotgun sequence window:
- the LOC103986942 gene encoding uncharacterized protein LOC103986942 isoform X3: MIKDVFPVKFSPSLTWKALERCIWLWLDLILCIFLLAYEDVLFFLNDGIIQSGNADDSKKLNARLENIKVMLQKVKQEEQLLLSGESFNHSPKCTTIEDPASERCKNSKACNNKLQPEITSREIMPRSLELNSIHDFEVGSAETCSGPTNEAVSSKSSISESCTSLFPEFSILRGEICLDNFSIRELQEAFRATFGRQTSVKDKLWLKRRIAMGLTNSCHVPSTSFTIKDNKIILSEAKEGEPERLQQSKNEAESLSMNIHVINASPQDFKTSLNSNMTDQQLSGKRLGLSPSNHDVNDENCQMEHCAAKRMRKPTKRYIEELSELETRECTAKSYSCMKISEHSHFPSKRQIKPVCDGKTQRRIFSTRHISVGGFSFEVPYVLRTRRRQPRKNFVDLMEYNPATISHMVKAAVMIPALEEGSGNGSRSREIVSVPVQILQLSVAGEGDVKMNTKTLNCEEDLDLHHKGLDANGDTTYGNANTQPAPKGSARRKHHRAWTLCEVRKLVDGVAKYGAGRWSEIRRLAFASYSYRTSVDLKDKWRNLLRASLAQYPTKKEAKNFGKQTSVPIPTPILSQVRELAKLQTQTGIKPSPKKFAGRGGRPLQGEGSGFL, from the exons ATGATAAAGGATGTCTTTCCGGTGAAGTTTTCTCCAAGTCTGACTTGGAAG GCTCTTGAGAGATGTATCTGGTTATGGCTGGACCTCATACTCTGCATTTTTCTCCTTGCCTATGAAGATGTCCTTTTCTTCCTTAATGATG GAATCATTCAATCTGGGAATGCTGATGATTCGAAAAAGTTGAATGCTAGGCTTGAG AATATAAAGGTGATGTTGCAAAAAGTTAAACAGGAAGAGCAGCTATTGTTGTCGGGTGAATCATTTAATCATTCTCCAAAATGTACGACCATAGAGGATCCAGCATCTGAGAGATGTAAGAACTCTAAAGCCTGTAATAACAAGCTCCAACCTGAGATTACATCTAGGGAAATAATGCCAAGATCTCTGGAGCTTAATAGCATCCACGATTTTGAGGTAGGAAGTGCTGAAACATGCTCAGGTCCCACAAACGAGGCAGTATCTAGTAAATCATCCATTTCTGAGTCTTGCACTAGTTTATTCCCTGAATTTTCTATTCTAAGAGGAGAGATTTGCTTGGATAATTTTTCAATCCGGGAGCTTCAGGAAGCTTTTAGAGCTACCTTTGGGCGTCAGACTTCTGTTAAAGATAAATTGTGGCTGAAGCGACGGATAGCAATGGGGTTAACAAATTCCTGTCATGTTCCGTCAACAAGTTTTACTATCAAAGACAACAAAATAATTCTCAGTGAGGCAAAAGAAGGAGAACCTGAAAGATTGCAACAGTCCAAAAATGAAGCTGAATCTTTATCTATGAACATTCATGTAATAAATGCCAGTCCCCAAGATTTTAAAACCAGCTTGAATAGCAATATGACAGACCAACAATTGTCTGGTAAAAGACTTGGATTATCACCCTCAAATCATGATGTGAATGACGAAAATTGTCAAATGGAGCACTGTGCTGCCAAAAGGATGCGGAAGCCCACGAAGCGGTATATTGAGGAACTCTCGGAGCTTGAGACCAGGGAATGTACTGCTAAATCATATTCATGCATGAAAATTTCTGAACATAGTCATTTCCCTTCAAAACGTCAGATCAAGCCCGTTTGTGATGGTAAAACCCAAAGAAGAATCTTTTCAACCAGGCATATATCTGTGGGAGGATTCAGTTTTGAGGTACCGTATGTGCTCAGAACCAGAAGAAGGCAACCTAGGAAGAATTTCGTGGATCTTATG GAATACAACCCTGCTACCATCTCTCACATGGTAAAAGCAGCTGTTATGATTCCTGCACTGGAAGAAGGCAGCGGTAATGGAAGCAGATCTAGGGAAATCGTATCTGTTCCAGTGCAGATATTACAGCTG AGTGTTGCTGGTGAAGGGGACGTGAAAATGAATACAAAAACATTGAATTGTGAAGAGGATTTAGATCTTCACCATAAAGGATTAGATGCAAATGGAGATACAACATACGGTAATGCTAATACACAGCCAGCACCTAAGGGTAGCGCAAGGAGGAAGCATCATAGGGCTTGGACTTTATGTGAGGTTCGGAAGCTAGTCGATGGAGTAGCTAAGTATGGAGCTGGAAGGTGGTCCGAGATCAGAAGACTAGCCTTTGCCTCTTATTCTTATCGAACCTCTGTTGATCTTAAG GATAAATGGCGGAACCTACTGAGGGCCAGCTTAGCACAATACCCTACTAAGAAAGAG GCAAAGAACTTCGGCAAACAGACTTCTGTACCAATACCAACACCCATTCTATCTCAGGTAAGGGAATTGGCAAAATTGCAGACACAGACTGGAATCAAACCTAGCCCAAAAAAGTTTGCAGGCCGTGGAGGCAGACCGCTACAAGGAGAAGGATCTGGTTTTTTGTAA
- the LOC103986942 gene encoding uncharacterized protein LOC103986942 isoform X1, whose amino-acid sequence MEHSVGTVIDTVDSDEKGDKENNDNKTCDSEPVVYQLVRVEGDGRLVPATDDEVMEVEQLLEGEKREVKAIRNDKGCLSGEVFSKSDLEGIIQSGNADDSKKLNARLENIKVMLQKVKQEEQLLLSGESFNHSPKCTTIEDPASERCKNSKACNNKLQPEITSREIMPRSLELNSIHDFEVGSAETCSGPTNEAVSSKSSISESCTSLFPEFSILRGEICLDNFSIRELQEAFRATFGRQTSVKDKLWLKRRIAMGLTNSCHVPSTSFTIKDNKIILSEAKEGEPERLQQSKNEAESLSMNIHVINASPQDFKTSLNSNMTDQQLSGKRLGLSPSNHDVNDENCQMEHCAAKRMRKPTKRYIEELSELETRECTAKSYSCMKISEHSHFPSKRQIKPVCDGKTQRRIFSTRHISVGGFSFEVPYVLRTRRRQPRKNFVDLMEYNPATISHMVKAAVMIPALEEGSGNGSRSREIVSVPVQILQLSVAGEGDVKMNTKTLNCEEDLDLHHKGLDANGDTTYGNANTQPAPKGSARRKHHRAWTLCEVRKLVDGVAKYGAGRWSEIRRLAFASYSYRTSVDLKDKWRNLLRASLAQYPTKKEAKNFGKQTSVPIPTPILSQVRELAKLQTQTGIKPSPKKFAGRGGRPLQGEGSGFL is encoded by the exons ATGGAGCATTCAGTCGGAACCGTCATTGATACGGTGGATAGCGATGAGAAGGGTGACAAAGAGAATAACGATAACAAGACCTGCGATTCAGAGCCCGTGGTTTACCAACTTGTTCGG GTTGAAGGTGATGGAAGGCTAGTTCCTGCTACTGATGACGAGGTTATGGAGGTAGAGCAGTTGCTTGAAGGTGAGAAGAGGGAAGTTAAAGCTATCAGGAATGATAAAGGATGTCTTTCCGGTGAAGTTTTCTCCAAGTCTGACTTGGAAG GAATCATTCAATCTGGGAATGCTGATGATTCGAAAAAGTTGAATGCTAGGCTTGAG AATATAAAGGTGATGTTGCAAAAAGTTAAACAGGAAGAGCAGCTATTGTTGTCGGGTGAATCATTTAATCATTCTCCAAAATGTACGACCATAGAGGATCCAGCATCTGAGAGATGTAAGAACTCTAAAGCCTGTAATAACAAGCTCCAACCTGAGATTACATCTAGGGAAATAATGCCAAGATCTCTGGAGCTTAATAGCATCCACGATTTTGAGGTAGGAAGTGCTGAAACATGCTCAGGTCCCACAAACGAGGCAGTATCTAGTAAATCATCCATTTCTGAGTCTTGCACTAGTTTATTCCCTGAATTTTCTATTCTAAGAGGAGAGATTTGCTTGGATAATTTTTCAATCCGGGAGCTTCAGGAAGCTTTTAGAGCTACCTTTGGGCGTCAGACTTCTGTTAAAGATAAATTGTGGCTGAAGCGACGGATAGCAATGGGGTTAACAAATTCCTGTCATGTTCCGTCAACAAGTTTTACTATCAAAGACAACAAAATAATTCTCAGTGAGGCAAAAGAAGGAGAACCTGAAAGATTGCAACAGTCCAAAAATGAAGCTGAATCTTTATCTATGAACATTCATGTAATAAATGCCAGTCCCCAAGATTTTAAAACCAGCTTGAATAGCAATATGACAGACCAACAATTGTCTGGTAAAAGACTTGGATTATCACCCTCAAATCATGATGTGAATGACGAAAATTGTCAAATGGAGCACTGTGCTGCCAAAAGGATGCGGAAGCCCACGAAGCGGTATATTGAGGAACTCTCGGAGCTTGAGACCAGGGAATGTACTGCTAAATCATATTCATGCATGAAAATTTCTGAACATAGTCATTTCCCTTCAAAACGTCAGATCAAGCCCGTTTGTGATGGTAAAACCCAAAGAAGAATCTTTTCAACCAGGCATATATCTGTGGGAGGATTCAGTTTTGAGGTACCGTATGTGCTCAGAACCAGAAGAAGGCAACCTAGGAAGAATTTCGTGGATCTTATG GAATACAACCCTGCTACCATCTCTCACATGGTAAAAGCAGCTGTTATGATTCCTGCACTGGAAGAAGGCAGCGGTAATGGAAGCAGATCTAGGGAAATCGTATCTGTTCCAGTGCAGATATTACAGCTG AGTGTTGCTGGTGAAGGGGACGTGAAAATGAATACAAAAACATTGAATTGTGAAGAGGATTTAGATCTTCACCATAAAGGATTAGATGCAAATGGAGATACAACATACGGTAATGCTAATACACAGCCAGCACCTAAGGGTAGCGCAAGGAGGAAGCATCATAGGGCTTGGACTTTATGTGAGGTTCGGAAGCTAGTCGATGGAGTAGCTAAGTATGGAGCTGGAAGGTGGTCCGAGATCAGAAGACTAGCCTTTGCCTCTTATTCTTATCGAACCTCTGTTGATCTTAAG GATAAATGGCGGAACCTACTGAGGGCCAGCTTAGCACAATACCCTACTAAGAAAGAG GCAAAGAACTTCGGCAAACAGACTTCTGTACCAATACCAACACCCATTCTATCTCAGGTAAGGGAATTGGCAAAATTGCAGACACAGACTGGAATCAAACCTAGCCCAAAAAAGTTTGCAGGCCGTGGAGGCAGACCGCTACAAGGAGAAGGATCTGGTTTTTTGTAA
- the LOC135677645 gene encoding transcription factor MYB1-like, with the protein MGRKPCCAKEGLNRGAWTAHEDHILKSYIDTHGEGKWRSLPKRAGLKRCGKSCRLRWLNYLRPGIKRGNISDDEDELIIRLHKLLGNRWSLIAGRLPGRTDNEIKNYWNTTLGKKAYGKAYQPKPCMSNNSAAGPAAITAKAAPDHTAVVVQTKAQRCTKTFFHHDQALLVSSSTHQQHLEPASKPSMSPPKASPDVPDNADPSRAAGDLPLTVGEEDEDPCFSMSLDSTFLLSGLSTEFWMESDSLQPHIEFNLSSVAAFLDEDDDWLNWTPSC; encoded by the exons atgggaaggAAGCCATGCTGTGCAAAGGAGGGGCTTAACAGAGGGGCATGGACAGCTCACGAAGACCACATCCTCAAGTCCTACATTGACACCCATGGAGAAGGCAAATGGAGGAGCCTCCCCAAGCGAGCAG GTCTAAAGAGATGTGGGAAGAGCTGCCGTCTGCGGTGGCTCAACTACTTGAGGCCGGGTATTAAGCGTGGCAACATATCCGACGACGAAGATGAACTCATCATCAGACTCCACAAGCTCCTCGGTAACAG ATGGTCTCTAATTGCAGGAAGACTGCCAGGGCGAACAGACAATgaaatcaagaactactggaacaccacACTGGGGAAGAAAGCTTACGGCAAGGCATATCAACCAAAGCCCTGCATGAGTAATAACTCCGCCGCCGGTCCAGCTGCGATCACAGCGAAAGCCGCCCCGGATCACACGGCCGTCGTCGTCCAAACCAAGGCCCAGAGGTGCACCAAGACATTCTTCCACCACGACCAAGCACTACTCGTATCGTCTTCTACCCATCAACAGCATCTTGAGCCGGCATCAAAGCCGTCCATGAGCCCCCCGAAAGCCTCTCCTGATGTTCCTGATAATGCCGACCCGTCACGTGCCGCGGGTGACCTCCCACTGACAGTAGGTGAAGAAGACGAGGATCCCTGCTTCAGCATGTCTCTCGATAGCACGTTCCTTCTCAGTGGCCTCTCCACCGAGTTCTGGATGGAGAGTGATTCCCTTCAACCGCACATTGAGTTCAATCTCAGTTCAGTAGCAGCTTTTCTTGACGAAGACGACGACTGGCTGAACTGGACACCAAGTTGTTGA
- the LOC103986942 gene encoding uncharacterized protein LOC103986942 isoform X2 — protein MEHSVGTVIDTVDSDEKGDKENNDNKTCDSEPVVYQLVRVEGDGRLVPATDDEVMEVEQLLEGEKREVKAIRNDKGCLSGEVFSKSDLEGIIQSGNADDSKKLNARLEEEQLLLSGESFNHSPKCTTIEDPASERCKNSKACNNKLQPEITSREIMPRSLELNSIHDFEVGSAETCSGPTNEAVSSKSSISESCTSLFPEFSILRGEICLDNFSIRELQEAFRATFGRQTSVKDKLWLKRRIAMGLTNSCHVPSTSFTIKDNKIILSEAKEGEPERLQQSKNEAESLSMNIHVINASPQDFKTSLNSNMTDQQLSGKRLGLSPSNHDVNDENCQMEHCAAKRMRKPTKRYIEELSELETRECTAKSYSCMKISEHSHFPSKRQIKPVCDGKTQRRIFSTRHISVGGFSFEVPYVLRTRRRQPRKNFVDLMEYNPATISHMVKAAVMIPALEEGSGNGSRSREIVSVPVQILQLSVAGEGDVKMNTKTLNCEEDLDLHHKGLDANGDTTYGNANTQPAPKGSARRKHHRAWTLCEVRKLVDGVAKYGAGRWSEIRRLAFASYSYRTSVDLKDKWRNLLRASLAQYPTKKEAKNFGKQTSVPIPTPILSQVRELAKLQTQTGIKPSPKKFAGRGGRPLQGEGSGFL, from the exons ATGGAGCATTCAGTCGGAACCGTCATTGATACGGTGGATAGCGATGAGAAGGGTGACAAAGAGAATAACGATAACAAGACCTGCGATTCAGAGCCCGTGGTTTACCAACTTGTTCGG GTTGAAGGTGATGGAAGGCTAGTTCCTGCTACTGATGACGAGGTTATGGAGGTAGAGCAGTTGCTTGAAGGTGAGAAGAGGGAAGTTAAAGCTATCAGGAATGATAAAGGATGTCTTTCCGGTGAAGTTTTCTCCAAGTCTGACTTGGAAG GAATCATTCAATCTGGGAATGCTGATGATTCGAAAAAGTTGAATGCTAGGCTTGAG GAAGAGCAGCTATTGTTGTCGGGTGAATCATTTAATCATTCTCCAAAATGTACGACCATAGAGGATCCAGCATCTGAGAGATGTAAGAACTCTAAAGCCTGTAATAACAAGCTCCAACCTGAGATTACATCTAGGGAAATAATGCCAAGATCTCTGGAGCTTAATAGCATCCACGATTTTGAGGTAGGAAGTGCTGAAACATGCTCAGGTCCCACAAACGAGGCAGTATCTAGTAAATCATCCATTTCTGAGTCTTGCACTAGTTTATTCCCTGAATTTTCTATTCTAAGAGGAGAGATTTGCTTGGATAATTTTTCAATCCGGGAGCTTCAGGAAGCTTTTAGAGCTACCTTTGGGCGTCAGACTTCTGTTAAAGATAAATTGTGGCTGAAGCGACGGATAGCAATGGGGTTAACAAATTCCTGTCATGTTCCGTCAACAAGTTTTACTATCAAAGACAACAAAATAATTCTCAGTGAGGCAAAAGAAGGAGAACCTGAAAGATTGCAACAGTCCAAAAATGAAGCTGAATCTTTATCTATGAACATTCATGTAATAAATGCCAGTCCCCAAGATTTTAAAACCAGCTTGAATAGCAATATGACAGACCAACAATTGTCTGGTAAAAGACTTGGATTATCACCCTCAAATCATGATGTGAATGACGAAAATTGTCAAATGGAGCACTGTGCTGCCAAAAGGATGCGGAAGCCCACGAAGCGGTATATTGAGGAACTCTCGGAGCTTGAGACCAGGGAATGTACTGCTAAATCATATTCATGCATGAAAATTTCTGAACATAGTCATTTCCCTTCAAAACGTCAGATCAAGCCCGTTTGTGATGGTAAAACCCAAAGAAGAATCTTTTCAACCAGGCATATATCTGTGGGAGGATTCAGTTTTGAGGTACCGTATGTGCTCAGAACCAGAAGAAGGCAACCTAGGAAGAATTTCGTGGATCTTATG GAATACAACCCTGCTACCATCTCTCACATGGTAAAAGCAGCTGTTATGATTCCTGCACTGGAAGAAGGCAGCGGTAATGGAAGCAGATCTAGGGAAATCGTATCTGTTCCAGTGCAGATATTACAGCTG AGTGTTGCTGGTGAAGGGGACGTGAAAATGAATACAAAAACATTGAATTGTGAAGAGGATTTAGATCTTCACCATAAAGGATTAGATGCAAATGGAGATACAACATACGGTAATGCTAATACACAGCCAGCACCTAAGGGTAGCGCAAGGAGGAAGCATCATAGGGCTTGGACTTTATGTGAGGTTCGGAAGCTAGTCGATGGAGTAGCTAAGTATGGAGCTGGAAGGTGGTCCGAGATCAGAAGACTAGCCTTTGCCTCTTATTCTTATCGAACCTCTGTTGATCTTAAG GATAAATGGCGGAACCTACTGAGGGCCAGCTTAGCACAATACCCTACTAAGAAAGAG GCAAAGAACTTCGGCAAACAGACTTCTGTACCAATACCAACACCCATTCTATCTCAGGTAAGGGAATTGGCAAAATTGCAGACACAGACTGGAATCAAACCTAGCCCAAAAAAGTTTGCAGGCCGTGGAGGCAGACCGCTACAAGGAGAAGGATCTGGTTTTTTGTAA
- the LOC103986942 gene encoding uncharacterized protein LOC103986942 isoform X5 — protein MLQKVKQEEQLLLSGESFNHSPKCTTIEDPASERCKNSKACNNKLQPEITSREIMPRSLELNSIHDFEVGSAETCSGPTNEAVSSKSSISESCTSLFPEFSILRGEICLDNFSIRELQEAFRATFGRQTSVKDKLWLKRRIAMGLTNSCHVPSTSFTIKDNKIILSEAKEGEPERLQQSKNEAESLSMNIHVINASPQDFKTSLNSNMTDQQLSGKRLGLSPSNHDVNDENCQMEHCAAKRMRKPTKRYIEELSELETRECTAKSYSCMKISEHSHFPSKRQIKPVCDGKTQRRIFSTRHISVGGFSFEVPYVLRTRRRQPRKNFVDLMEYNPATISHMVKAAVMIPALEEGSGNGSRSREIVSVPVQILQLSVAGEGDVKMNTKTLNCEEDLDLHHKGLDANGDTTYGNANTQPAPKGSARRKHHRAWTLCEVRKLVDGVAKYGAGRWSEIRRLAFASYSYRTSVDLKDKWRNLLRASLAQYPTKKEAKNFGKQTSVPIPTPILSQVRELAKLQTQTGIKPSPKKFAGRGGRPLQGEGSGFL, from the exons ATGTTGCAAAAAGTTAAACAGGAAGAGCAGCTATTGTTGTCGGGTGAATCATTTAATCATTCTCCAAAATGTACGACCATAGAGGATCCAGCATCTGAGAGATGTAAGAACTCTAAAGCCTGTAATAACAAGCTCCAACCTGAGATTACATCTAGGGAAATAATGCCAAGATCTCTGGAGCTTAATAGCATCCACGATTTTGAGGTAGGAAGTGCTGAAACATGCTCAGGTCCCACAAACGAGGCAGTATCTAGTAAATCATCCATTTCTGAGTCTTGCACTAGTTTATTCCCTGAATTTTCTATTCTAAGAGGAGAGATTTGCTTGGATAATTTTTCAATCCGGGAGCTTCAGGAAGCTTTTAGAGCTACCTTTGGGCGTCAGACTTCTGTTAAAGATAAATTGTGGCTGAAGCGACGGATAGCAATGGGGTTAACAAATTCCTGTCATGTTCCGTCAACAAGTTTTACTATCAAAGACAACAAAATAATTCTCAGTGAGGCAAAAGAAGGAGAACCTGAAAGATTGCAACAGTCCAAAAATGAAGCTGAATCTTTATCTATGAACATTCATGTAATAAATGCCAGTCCCCAAGATTTTAAAACCAGCTTGAATAGCAATATGACAGACCAACAATTGTCTGGTAAAAGACTTGGATTATCACCCTCAAATCATGATGTGAATGACGAAAATTGTCAAATGGAGCACTGTGCTGCCAAAAGGATGCGGAAGCCCACGAAGCGGTATATTGAGGAACTCTCGGAGCTTGAGACCAGGGAATGTACTGCTAAATCATATTCATGCATGAAAATTTCTGAACATAGTCATTTCCCTTCAAAACGTCAGATCAAGCCCGTTTGTGATGGTAAAACCCAAAGAAGAATCTTTTCAACCAGGCATATATCTGTGGGAGGATTCAGTTTTGAGGTACCGTATGTGCTCAGAACCAGAAGAAGGCAACCTAGGAAGAATTTCGTGGATCTTATG GAATACAACCCTGCTACCATCTCTCACATGGTAAAAGCAGCTGTTATGATTCCTGCACTGGAAGAAGGCAGCGGTAATGGAAGCAGATCTAGGGAAATCGTATCTGTTCCAGTGCAGATATTACAGCTG AGTGTTGCTGGTGAAGGGGACGTGAAAATGAATACAAAAACATTGAATTGTGAAGAGGATTTAGATCTTCACCATAAAGGATTAGATGCAAATGGAGATACAACATACGGTAATGCTAATACACAGCCAGCACCTAAGGGTAGCGCAAGGAGGAAGCATCATAGGGCTTGGACTTTATGTGAGGTTCGGAAGCTAGTCGATGGAGTAGCTAAGTATGGAGCTGGAAGGTGGTCCGAGATCAGAAGACTAGCCTTTGCCTCTTATTCTTATCGAACCTCTGTTGATCTTAAG GATAAATGGCGGAACCTACTGAGGGCCAGCTTAGCACAATACCCTACTAAGAAAGAG GCAAAGAACTTCGGCAAACAGACTTCTGTACCAATACCAACACCCATTCTATCTCAGGTAAGGGAATTGGCAAAATTGCAGACACAGACTGGAATCAAACCTAGCCCAAAAAAGTTTGCAGGCCGTGGAGGCAGACCGCTACAAGGAGAAGGATCTGGTTTTTTGTAA
- the LOC103986942 gene encoding uncharacterized protein LOC103986942 isoform X4 yields the protein MIKDVFPVKFSPSLTWKALERCIWLWLDLILCIFLLAYEDVLFFLNDGIIQSGNADDSKKLNARLEEEQLLLSGESFNHSPKCTTIEDPASERCKNSKACNNKLQPEITSREIMPRSLELNSIHDFEVGSAETCSGPTNEAVSSKSSISESCTSLFPEFSILRGEICLDNFSIRELQEAFRATFGRQTSVKDKLWLKRRIAMGLTNSCHVPSTSFTIKDNKIILSEAKEGEPERLQQSKNEAESLSMNIHVINASPQDFKTSLNSNMTDQQLSGKRLGLSPSNHDVNDENCQMEHCAAKRMRKPTKRYIEELSELETRECTAKSYSCMKISEHSHFPSKRQIKPVCDGKTQRRIFSTRHISVGGFSFEVPYVLRTRRRQPRKNFVDLMEYNPATISHMVKAAVMIPALEEGSGNGSRSREIVSVPVQILQLSVAGEGDVKMNTKTLNCEEDLDLHHKGLDANGDTTYGNANTQPAPKGSARRKHHRAWTLCEVRKLVDGVAKYGAGRWSEIRRLAFASYSYRTSVDLKDKWRNLLRASLAQYPTKKEAKNFGKQTSVPIPTPILSQVRELAKLQTQTGIKPSPKKFAGRGGRPLQGEGSGFL from the exons ATGATAAAGGATGTCTTTCCGGTGAAGTTTTCTCCAAGTCTGACTTGGAAG GCTCTTGAGAGATGTATCTGGTTATGGCTGGACCTCATACTCTGCATTTTTCTCCTTGCCTATGAAGATGTCCTTTTCTTCCTTAATGATG GAATCATTCAATCTGGGAATGCTGATGATTCGAAAAAGTTGAATGCTAGGCTTGAG GAAGAGCAGCTATTGTTGTCGGGTGAATCATTTAATCATTCTCCAAAATGTACGACCATAGAGGATCCAGCATCTGAGAGATGTAAGAACTCTAAAGCCTGTAATAACAAGCTCCAACCTGAGATTACATCTAGGGAAATAATGCCAAGATCTCTGGAGCTTAATAGCATCCACGATTTTGAGGTAGGAAGTGCTGAAACATGCTCAGGTCCCACAAACGAGGCAGTATCTAGTAAATCATCCATTTCTGAGTCTTGCACTAGTTTATTCCCTGAATTTTCTATTCTAAGAGGAGAGATTTGCTTGGATAATTTTTCAATCCGGGAGCTTCAGGAAGCTTTTAGAGCTACCTTTGGGCGTCAGACTTCTGTTAAAGATAAATTGTGGCTGAAGCGACGGATAGCAATGGGGTTAACAAATTCCTGTCATGTTCCGTCAACAAGTTTTACTATCAAAGACAACAAAATAATTCTCAGTGAGGCAAAAGAAGGAGAACCTGAAAGATTGCAACAGTCCAAAAATGAAGCTGAATCTTTATCTATGAACATTCATGTAATAAATGCCAGTCCCCAAGATTTTAAAACCAGCTTGAATAGCAATATGACAGACCAACAATTGTCTGGTAAAAGACTTGGATTATCACCCTCAAATCATGATGTGAATGACGAAAATTGTCAAATGGAGCACTGTGCTGCCAAAAGGATGCGGAAGCCCACGAAGCGGTATATTGAGGAACTCTCGGAGCTTGAGACCAGGGAATGTACTGCTAAATCATATTCATGCATGAAAATTTCTGAACATAGTCATTTCCCTTCAAAACGTCAGATCAAGCCCGTTTGTGATGGTAAAACCCAAAGAAGAATCTTTTCAACCAGGCATATATCTGTGGGAGGATTCAGTTTTGAGGTACCGTATGTGCTCAGAACCAGAAGAAGGCAACCTAGGAAGAATTTCGTGGATCTTATG GAATACAACCCTGCTACCATCTCTCACATGGTAAAAGCAGCTGTTATGATTCCTGCACTGGAAGAAGGCAGCGGTAATGGAAGCAGATCTAGGGAAATCGTATCTGTTCCAGTGCAGATATTACAGCTG AGTGTTGCTGGTGAAGGGGACGTGAAAATGAATACAAAAACATTGAATTGTGAAGAGGATTTAGATCTTCACCATAAAGGATTAGATGCAAATGGAGATACAACATACGGTAATGCTAATACACAGCCAGCACCTAAGGGTAGCGCAAGGAGGAAGCATCATAGGGCTTGGACTTTATGTGAGGTTCGGAAGCTAGTCGATGGAGTAGCTAAGTATGGAGCTGGAAGGTGGTCCGAGATCAGAAGACTAGCCTTTGCCTCTTATTCTTATCGAACCTCTGTTGATCTTAAG GATAAATGGCGGAACCTACTGAGGGCCAGCTTAGCACAATACCCTACTAAGAAAGAG GCAAAGAACTTCGGCAAACAGACTTCTGTACCAATACCAACACCCATTCTATCTCAGGTAAGGGAATTGGCAAAATTGCAGACACAGACTGGAATCAAACCTAGCCCAAAAAAGTTTGCAGGCCGTGGAGGCAGACCGCTACAAGGAGAAGGATCTGGTTTTTTGTAA